The sequence below is a genomic window from Chondrinema litorale.
GCTAGAATTCAACAACTCCCAATCGACATATACTAATACAGGAACCAAGGCTAATAAAAAAAATAAAATCCCACCCATTGAAGGTTTTGGGGCTTTGTGCATTTTTCGAGCATCTGGAACATCGACTGCTGCTAGCTTATATATGAGAAGGCGTATTAAAGATGGATATAATAATAGCGCAATTATAAATGAGGTAGTAATAATTAAAATACTATTTGTCATAGTTAAAGGAAGTATTTTGTATAATTTCTTCCCTTATGAAACATCTAAATAGTAGAGGTTATTATCTAAAATATAGTTTAATTAACAAGAAAAAACTGAATAATATGTAGATGGCATTGAATTATTCTAATACATCATTCAGCTTTACTTTCCTTTACCTTGTACCATTACTTTTAAGGTAAGTATAACTAACTTCATGTCAAATGCTACTGAAATATTGTTCAAATAAAGGATGTCGTACCTTAATCTCTTTACCATTTGTTCAACATTTTCAGCATAACCATACATAATTTGCCCTATTGAAGTGATTCCAGGTTTAACTGAGTGTAGCTTTTTATAGTGAGGTGCTAATTTTACAATCTGATTAATAAAATGCTGTCTTTCTGGTCTTGGCCCTACAACAGACATGTCTCCTATCAATACATTATAAAACTGGGGAATCTCATCAAGTCTTGTTTTTCGCATAAACCTTCCCCATGGAGTAATTCTAGGATCTTCATCACTTGACAGTTTAGGACCTGTACACTCTGCATCTGTGTACATACTCCTAAATTTGTATATTTTAAAAGGCTTTCCCCAGCGACCTACTCTTTCTTGTGAGTAAAACATTGGTCCCTCAGAAGTAAGCTTTGTAATTATTCCTACTATAAAATAAACTGGGAAACCTAAAAATAATACACTAAGTGAGAAAAATATATCGAAACTTCTTTTTACAATACGAGATTTAACATCTTCAATAGATGCTTTATTGATATTTAATACTGGTATATAATCTAAATATTCAAGATCAACACCCTTTGAGATAAAACCTCTAAAGTCAGAGATTAATTTGATTTTAACTTTACTTTCTTCACCATATGTTATTATACTCTGTACAAATTCAGGATGGAGTTGAGGTAAACAGCAATATATTTCATGAATTTCATTTCTATCAGAATAATCAGTAATATAATTTGAGTATTTTTTATTTTTATCATCCGAAATATCATCAATATTATACACTTTATAACCTAACTCAGGATGTTTCCCAAAAAACACCATTAATTCCTCTGCAAGTTGTCCTTGACCTATAATAAGTATATTTCTTCCATTATATCCTTTAAGCCTATAATATTTTAAAAACGAAACAAATAAAACCTTCCAGATTAAGAGAAATATAGTTAGGAAAACATAAGTAAGAATCAATTGCTCCCTTGAATAAAAATATGTTTGAAAAATTACCCAAAATGAAGAGAGTATTAACCCATGTAGGATTACGACTACTATAGAAGACGCAAAAACCCCAGAAATTAGATTAGACTCAATCCTTGTTTTATTATATGGCTTAGTAACATATAGTAACAACAACCATATAATATTGAAGAATGCTAGCAATCTTAAATAATCTGAATTACTAGCTAAGTAAGGATCACCTATATCAAACTTTATATTATAGGCTATTAAAAAAGACAGATTAAGTAAAAAAGTATCTAGAAGTATATGAATATATCTTATATACTTTGAATATCTAGTAAATCTTTCTGACACAACAAAAAACTTTATATACTGAGAGCAAAAACAAGTATTTCTTGTTAGTAAATGTTAATCGCAAACTTATATTTGATATAACAAGTAAAATTTATTTCTACTTAAAAAATATTACATCAGTAAGTTTTGATTCTTTTTACCTCATTTCATATTTAATCAGAACTATAACGAAAGGTGGGACAAAATTGCTGCAAATTTAATAGACTTTTTGGGATTTTTTTTCAAAGGAAATTAAATATTTATTTATTGATATTAAAATATAAATAGATATAACAATTAATAATCCGATAAAAGATCCTAACAGTACATTCTTTTTTAGATGATTAATTTTATTTCCTTTAACACTTTTAACTCCATTTATCACTGTAATTTTTTCTAATAAATTCAAATTTTTCTCTATCCTCTGTAAATGCATGAAAAAATCTAAGTCACTTTCATATATTTCTAAAGGGTTTCTTAATATATCTTCATCATTTTTCAAAGAAATTTCAAGTGAAGATGAATTTTTTGAATTATTTTCTGATAATAATTTTCTGTTAATACCCTTCTTTAAGGTATCTAAACTTGACAATTCTGATAAAATTTTTTCTTTTGAATTTATTAATATATTTTTTTCCACATTATAGTTTTTATTTAATGTAGAGTTTGTATTAAGATAATTTATTATCCAATTCTCAATATTAGAAATTATTACATTATTCTCATTTAACTCCAATTCAATTATAAAAAGTGTTGCATTCATTTCTTCTGCAGTTCTCAATGAATCTACTTTTTCTATGTCCCCATATTTTTCAAAAATATTATAATGACTATAATAAGATTCAGCAGATATTTCTTTAATTGATTGTACATTATTTATTGGAGCATCAAAAATATCTGATACTACTTGGTAATTTTTCTCTTTGAAATAATCATTCAGCTTATTTATTTCATAGATAAAATCGTAACCTTTTAAAAATTTTGACTCTACAGTTAAACTTGTTTGATAAACTGGAGGAACAGCATTAGAAAGTAAAAGACCTATTATTCCACCTAAAATTACACCTATTAATAAATAGACTTTCTTTCTAATTATGAACTTTCTACAGATAATAAGAAAGATGATAATTATCTCAAAAATACCTTTAAAAAAACTTGCTACAGCCCGATATAAAAACTTTAACAATGAAGTGATATCTACTTCATCTTGATATTTATTCTCCATTTATAACAATTATTATTTATTTTTAGACAAACCTTTCCTCTACTTTTTGAACTATAAATTCTTTCAATTCAACCTTGAACCTTTCTTTATCAAAAGATTTTGCATGTTTATGAATATCATTAGAATTAAATTCATTGCTTTTTTTTTCAAAGCTAATCACTGAATCAATAATCGCCTCTGGTTTTTGCAAATAAAATGGTATGCCTGTTACATTTTCAATTACAGTTTCCTTTGCACCACCTTTTGAAAAATAAATTACAGGAGTTCCACATGCTTGCGCTTCGACTGGCATAATTCCAAAATCTTCGTCTGCTGCAAAAATAAAAGCTTTAGCTTTTTCCATTCTTTCTTTTAAAACACTAAATTCTTGGTATCCTAATAGATCTATATTATCTTTTGCAATCCTTTTAATTTTATTAAACTCTGGTCCATCTCCAATTACAACTAATTTCTTTTCTGGCATTCTATTAAATGCTTCTACAATAACATCTATTTTTTTATAAGATACCATTCTTGAAGCTGTAAGATAATATTCAGATTTATATGTATTAAGTTCAAAATCAGAAGTATTTACTGGAGGATAAATAACAACTGAATCTCGCTTATAAACTTTATATATTCTTTGAGCAATGTATGAAGAATTAGCAATAAAATAATCCACCCTATTAATAGTAGATAAATCCCAAATTCTTATATAATGCAAAATTATTTTGGCTAAAATTCCTTTTAGGTTGTTAGTTAAACCTGCATCTTTTAAATAGGAATGGTATAAATCCCAAGCGTATCTAATCGGAGAATGACAATAACATATATGTATTTGGTTAGAATTTGTAATTACACCTTTTGCAACAGCATGACTATTGGAAATCACTATATCATATTTAGAAACATCTAACTGTTCAATTGCAAAAGGCATCAAAGGTAAATAATTCCTATACCTCTTTTTAGCAAAAGGTAATTTTTGGATAAAGCTAGTTGTTACTTTTTTGCTTTTTACAAAATATTTTAAATTCTCAGGAAGAAATTCAACTACAGCAAATAAATCGGAATTGGGAAAAACATTTAAAATTTCCTCTAAAACTTTTTCCGAACCAGAATGATCAACTAACCATTCATGCACAATAGCTATTTTATAGTTCAACATAATTATGATCAATGAACATTTTCATTGAATTGAAATATATTTTTTAATATGAGATTGGTAAATATTATTGATGAAAAATGAATAAAATAGACTAAAAAATATCACACCTTTTTGAATACTTAGAATATTCTCAGTCAATGAAAATATTGCACATAGCAGAATAAATACCAAAAACAATGAATTTTTATACTTGATAGCTAAATATATTGAAGAAAATATTATCAATATGTAAATCAAAAATCCAAAAATCCCGAAACTTAACCAAGAATGAAAATATTGATTATGAGTATTATAGTCTTTGATTTTAAAAGCTTCAGTTTTAAATTTACTTAAGCAGGTATTCAGATTATTTTGTAATTCTCCCCCAAAACCAAATAACCAATTACTTTCAAGTAATTCAATACAACAACTATAAATAGCGACCCTTATATTCGTAGAATTATGATGCTTACCTTTAGGCGGTGTTAAACTTGTTTTAAACGATTCTTCAAAACGTGAATAAATAGAAGGAGTAAAATAGGTTAATAATAAAAAAAAAGCTAATGATAAAATCCCAACGATAATAGCATTTTTCTTTTTCTTTATTTTCATAAAAATGTAAATAGGTGAAATAATAACCAATGCTATTAAAGCTATTCTAACTGCGATTAATATAGTGAAAAAAATCAGAATTAATGAGATAAAAGAAAGCAATATACCAAACTTAAAATCACTCTTATTCTTAAAATAATTCATTGCATATTCTACTGCAATAAAACTCCCAAATACAAAACTCAAACCTAAATACGTAGGATGAGTTGACATAATATTTGAAATTTCTTCTCTATATATATTTTTGAAGCTATCGACCTCACTGAAGTTCACCCATCCATTGAGATTTGTAATATGTATC
It includes:
- a CDS encoding O-antigen ligase family protein, producing the protein MKNNKKLNLIQSISTYAIFGFPLFFVRVNSFLVIIWSILSFLIFIINNPKIEKSAVITFSLLPIYLLGYLISPFFSDNLSGSLFQLEKRIFLLVFPLFFLLAGFSIDENKKKISLICFSISCLLICIIGSIHITNLNGWVNFSEVDSFKNIYREEISNIMSTHPTYLGLSFVFGSFIAVEYAMNYFKNKSDFKFGILLSFISLILIFFTILIAVRIALIALVIISPIYIFMKIKKKKNAIIVGILSLAFFLLLTYFTPSIYSRFEESFKTSLTPPKGKHHNSTNIRVAIYSCCIELLESNWLFGFGGELQNNLNTCLSKFKTEAFKIKDYNTHNQYFHSWLSFGIFGFLIYILIIFSSIYLAIKYKNSLFLVFILLCAIFSLTENILSIQKGVIFFSLFYSFFINNIYQSHIKKYISIQ
- a CDS encoding glycosyltransferase family 4 protein, producing MLNYKIAIVHEWLVDHSGSEKVLEEILNVFPNSDLFAVVEFLPENLKYFVKSKKVTTSFIQKLPFAKKRYRNYLPLMPFAIEQLDVSKYDIVISNSHAVAKGVITNSNQIHICYCHSPIRYAWDLYHSYLKDAGLTNNLKGILAKIILHYIRIWDLSTINRVDYFIANSSYIAQRIYKVYKRDSVVIYPPVNTSDFELNTYKSEYYLTASRMVSYKKIDVIVEAFNRMPEKKLVVIGDGPEFNKIKRIAKDNIDLLGYQEFSVLKERMEKAKAFIFAADEDFGIMPVEAQACGTPVIYFSKGGAKETVIENVTGIPFYLQKPEAIIDSVISFEKKSNEFNSNDIHKHAKSFDKERFKVELKEFIVQKVEERFV
- a CDS encoding sugar transferase; translation: MSERFTRYSKYIRYIHILLDTFLLNLSFLIAYNIKFDIGDPYLASNSDYLRLLAFFNIIWLLLLYVTKPYNKTRIESNLISGVFASSIVVVILHGLILSSFWVIFQTYFYSREQLILTYVFLTIFLLIWKVLFVSFLKYYRLKGYNGRNILIIGQGQLAEELMVFFGKHPELGYKVYNIDDISDDKNKKYSNYITDYSDRNEIHEIYCCLPQLHPEFVQSIITYGEESKVKIKLISDFRGFISKGVDLEYLDYIPVLNINKASIEDVKSRIVKRSFDIFFSLSVLFLGFPVYFIVGIITKLTSEGPMFYSQERVGRWGKPFKIYKFRSMYTDAECTGPKLSSDEDPRITPWGRFMRKTRLDEIPQFYNVLIGDMSVVGPRPERQHFINQIVKLAPHYKKLHSVKPGITSIGQIMYGYAENVEQMVKRLRYDILYLNNISVAFDMKLVILTLKVMVQGKGK